TTGCAAGCCGCTCGTCAAAACCGTGATAAAACCAGCGGTAGCCGCTCCTCACTGGATGCGAACATAAAAAGCGCTGAAGCTGGTGTAAAGCAAGCACAGATTAATCTAGACAATACTATCATCACGGCGCCAGAATCTGGTCAGCTCAGTCAAGTGAGTGTTAAAGAAGGGCAGTATGTCAGCGCAGGTACACAGTTGATGTATATCGTACCTGAAGGCGTATGGATTATTGCAAACTTCAAAGAAACTCAAGTGGCAAATATGGCGATAGGTGAACCTGCAACCATTCGGGTGGACGCACTTGGAGGAACAGAGTTCACTGGTCATGTCAGTAATATATCACCAGCAACTGGTAGTGAATTTAGTGCTGGCGCTGCCAATCCTGCGACTGGCAACTACATCAAAATTGCTCAGCGCATTCCTGTACGGATTGACTTAGATAAGGGTCAGCCAGAGCTTGCGCGTTTACGTCCCGGCATGTCAGTTTCGGTCGATATAGACACCGATCACAAAGTCAAAAAGTAGTACAAAAAAAGCCATTCTAAATTCCTTGATTAGTGGATTTAGAATGGCTTTTGAACTATCTATCAAATACTTTTAACAACCCGCCTTTACCATTACGGCAATAAGCGTTTCGTTGTCCAAGTAGAGGCTCCCTCGTTATTATCCTGTACATAAACGAGGCGATCATGCATGCGGTTAGCCCGTCCTTGCCAAAACTCGATTTTTTCAACCGTAATCTCATAACCTCCCCAAAACTCTGGCGTGGGTACGGCCAGGTTTTCTGGATAATCGGCCTGCAATTGTGCAAATTTTTCTTCCATAACCTCACGGTTAGCCACTTCACCACTTTGCGGTTGGCTTACCCATGCCCCAACTTGACTGTCATGGGGACGTTTTTGAAAATATGCTGCAGATTTTGTTGCATCAATTTTGGCAATTTTTCCACTGATACGAATTTGGCGCTCAAGCTCATGCCAAAAAAACAGGGCTTCGGCATTGGGATTTTCTGCAATATCCTGTCCTTTTGCACTTTCGTAGTTGGTATAAAAAACAATACCCGTTGCTGTAATCTCACGTAGCAATACAATACGTACGCTGGGTTTATTGTCTGCACCGCAAGTCGCCAAACTCATGGCATAGGGTTCTTGAACGCTTTGCTCTATTGCCTCACTCATCCAAGCATTTAGCAGCTCAAATGGTGACTCTGGTATTGATGTTTGATCCAGTGCGCCTTTTTCGTATGACAGGCGTTGGTCAGTGAAGTCCATGCTCATGGTCATTCCTTATTTTGGTCTTATTCGTTCAAAGGCGGTTATTGTAATACGGATTTGATAAGATCAGCTAAGTCATTTGCCATGACATCACATTCTATAATGTCATCCGACTCGACCATGACGCGTATCATTGGCTCTGTACCTGATTGGCGAATCAAGAGACGACCACGTCCTTCCAATGTCGCTTGTGCTTTTTCAAAAGCGACAACCAGCTCATCATGCTTGTATGGGTCTTGCATCTTGGACAAGCGTACATTGACCAGTTTTTGTGGCAGTACTTCAAACCCTTCAATAAGATCACTCAGTGCGCGCCCTTGAGCTTGCATCACTGCCAATACTTGTAAGCCTGCTATGATGGCATCTCCTGTACGGCTCTTATCCAAGCATAGAATGTGCCCAGAAGGCTCTCCACCCAATATCCAGCCATTGGTTTCAAGCGTCTGCATGACGTAGCGATCCCCTACTTTTGCACGCATAAAGTCAATACCAGCATCCTTGAGTGCCAGCTCTAACCCCATGTTGCTCATGAGTGTTCCTACCACACCTTTAGCCTTGGTAGAACCTTTGGTAGCCAGTAGGTATAAAATACCGTCGCCATCAATTAGTTGACCAGTTTCATCGACCATTACGATACGATCGCCGTCACCATCTAAGGCAATACCAACATCTGCTTCGTGATTCAGCACTGCTTGTTGCAGACCTTCTGGATGCGTAGAACCACAGTCATCATTGATATTGATACCGTCAGGCTCATTATTGATTGCAATCACATTGGCACCAAGCTCACGCATGACTCTTGGCGCCACACTATAACCTGCGCCATTTGCACAATCGACTACGATAGTCAAATGACTCAAATCGTATTGATAAGGGAAACTGCCTTTACAAAATTCGATATAACGACCTTTGGCATCATTGATTCGGTTGTTCTTACCAAGATTGGCAGGATCAAGAATCGGCATGATGACGGCATCGCCAGCTTCTGACTGACTCATTACTGCCTTTAATTTGTCATTAATAGCAGTTTGCATGTCATCGGTTAATTTTTTACCATCACCCGAAAAAAACTTGATACCGTTATCATAGTATGGATTGTGAGAGGCTGAAATAACCACGCCAGCATCCGCATTAAAACTGCGGGTCAAATGTGCGATGGCAGGTGTTGGCAATGGGCCAAGCATATGAACATCAACACCAGCGGCATTAAAACCCGCTTGTAGAGCCCCTTCAATAACGTAACCTGACAAGCGAGTATCTTTACCAATGACCACACTCGGTTTACGGGCAGGATTATTATTGTTTTCCATCAATACTTGACCCGTAACATAACCCAATTTTAAAATAAAATCAGGCGTAATCGGTAACTGACCAAATTTGCCGCGAATACCATCGGTGCCAAAGTAGCTCATTATGTGTGTTCCCTAATTGTAAACTAAGTCTAAAAGTAAAAGGCCAAACGTATATGC
This is a stretch of genomic DNA from Psychrobacter alimentarius. It encodes these proteins:
- the pdxH gene encoding pyridoxamine 5'-phosphate oxidase; this translates as MDFTDQRLSYEKGALDQTSIPESPFELLNAWMSEAIEQSVQEPYAMSLATCGADNKPSVRIVLLREITATGIVFYTNYESAKGQDIAENPNAEALFFWHELERQIRISGKIAKIDATKSAAYFQKRPHDSQVGAWVSQPQSGEVANREVMEEKFAQLQADYPENLAVPTPEFWGGYEITVEKIEFWQGRANRMHDRLVYVQDNNEGASTWTTKRLLP
- the glmM gene encoding phosphoglucosamine mutase; its protein translation is MSYFGTDGIRGKFGQLPITPDFILKLGYVTGQVLMENNNNPARKPSVVIGKDTRLSGYVIEGALQAGFNAAGVDVHMLGPLPTPAIAHLTRSFNADAGVVISASHNPYYDNGIKFFSGDGKKLTDDMQTAINDKLKAVMSQSEAGDAVIMPILDPANLGKNNRINDAKGRYIEFCKGSFPYQYDLSHLTIVVDCANGAGYSVAPRVMRELGANVIAINNEPDGININDDCGSTHPEGLQQAVLNHEADVGIALDGDGDRIVMVDETGQLIDGDGILYLLATKGSTKAKGVVGTLMSNMGLELALKDAGIDFMRAKVGDRYVMQTLETNGWILGGEPSGHILCLDKSRTGDAIIAGLQVLAVMQAQGRALSDLIEGFEVLPQKLVNVRLSKMQDPYKHDELVVAFEKAQATLEGRGRLLIRQSGTEPMIRVMVESDDIIECDVMANDLADLIKSVLQ